From one Synechocystis sp. PCC 6803 substr. PCC-P genomic stretch:
- a CDS encoding 2Fe-2S iron-sulfur cluster-binding protein, with amino-acid sequence MAKTIKLDPIDLKVAIETNDNLLSGLLGQDLRIMKECGGRGMCATCHVYITAGMESLSPLNRREQRTLEVITTHNRYSRLACQARVLDEGVVVELPAGMYVSEIEDIEELIGRRAEENILNPRDGSILVEKGKLITRSMISQLDDQLQAAKIQIVNDTDE; translated from the coding sequence GTGGCTAAAACTATTAAGCTCGACCCCATTGATTTAAAAGTCGCCATCGAGACCAACGATAACCTGCTCTCGGGGTTGCTCGGTCAGGATTTACGGATCATGAAGGAGTGTGGTGGTCGGGGTATGTGTGCCACTTGTCACGTTTACATCACCGCTGGGATGGAGAGTCTTTCTCCCCTCAACCGTCGGGAGCAGCGCACCCTAGAGGTGATCACCACCCACAATCGTTATTCCCGTTTGGCTTGCCAAGCCCGGGTGTTGGATGAAGGCGTGGTGGTGGAATTGCCCGCTGGGATGTACGTCAGTGAAATTGAGGACATCGAGGAGCTGATTGGCCGTCGAGCGGAGGAAAATATTCTCAATCCTCGGGATGGGAGCATCCTAGTGGAAAAAGGTAAGTTAATTACCCGTTCCATGATTAGTCAACTAGATGACCAGTTACAGGCGGCCAAAATTCAGATTGTCAACGATACCGATGAATAA
- a CDS encoding AAA-like domain-containing protein: protein MSPIALNLLQSTPYQVGGSLAANHPSYSQREADRELLAQLRAGKFCYVFNCRQMGKSSLRVRAMHQLQQDGVVCVSIDITSLGTEADPQKWYNGIITQLYLGLPLAGKVALKPWLREREQLSPIQKLREFVETIILQTIGDRQIVIFIDEIDKVLSLPFSLDDFFSYIRFCYNQRADDHEYNRLSFALFGVATPSDLIDNKTQTPFNIGQAIALTGFTLTEALPLSAGLPVDEVSAREILGEILAWTGGQPFLTQKVCELVAEALQKGDLDCQSQTIATTIAQLIEEKIIRHWESNDEPVHFRTIGDRLLKDQARSGQLLGLYQEILHKGAIPADDSVEQTVLRLTGLVVKVKGQLRPYNPIYQAIFNAQWVSKELNKLRPYGTNLQAWINSNYQDSSRLLRGEALREALAWASSKNLSGVDYRYLNASQNQEQEASLAANQILTQANVKAKRMISFGIVVLMMSLGGSAIALSQAYFATLKQQRSQQGTELQRLGTSAQRQFTFDQIPGLVTALEAGNQLHHLVKADETLSQYPATSPLVSLQQILSQIAEKNVLTGHRDGVTSVAISSHKNLIASASRDGTVHLWTPQGEFLREFTGHTGSIYRVDFSPNGKIFATAGQDQTVKIWDLDGNLLQTLKGHQDSVYSVSFSPDGEILASTSRDRTVRLWHWRSGKTLAVLGGHTKSVDDAQFSPDGQTLVSVCRDGQIRLWDLDGNLIRQFGLPEVAFFGVNWHPNGNLLAVAADDGTVRLWTPQGEIKATLSGHDEFVTRVVFTPDGKQLFSSSSNGSVIHWSTSGKMLKKYQGYPEAIFGLALASNGALLAIGAENNLVKVWDMSPKSDLVNLNLPAVLGAVAENAKTNTIALAMENEPLILFNTKNRSRQFLSDASQNLDRLKFSADGQWLLGQRGRQWQLWQLQTKSQLLKTWRTDISRVYDVDLRTTPTSPQWAIAMATGSGEVQLWQGTKNNQTSGNQSQGVPIELNDPIVLALGNSIQRKEPIRSVSLHPTLPQLAAGDEQGNLTLWNFDGTLIRSIVAHGDRLNQLQYSPNGKYLLSAGREGTAKIWSVEGQLLHTLKSDPLPIDQIAISPDSQWIATAASDGMVRLWDQQGNLRGEFTSTSGSLLGLDFNRQGQWLLAVAQNGDLQSWPVTPEKERLRQLVEQGCDWLRDYLATEKQPAQTYSLEFCQPTGN, encoded by the coding sequence ATGTCGCCGATCGCCCTCAATTTATTGCAGTCAACCCCCTATCAGGTGGGGGGGAGCTTGGCCGCTAATCATCCCAGCTACAGTCAACGGGAAGCGGATCGGGAACTATTGGCCCAGTTGCGAGCGGGCAAATTTTGCTATGTGTTCAACTGCCGGCAGATGGGTAAATCTAGCCTGCGGGTGCGGGCCATGCATCAACTGCAACAGGACGGGGTGGTGTGTGTGTCCATTGACATCACCAGTTTAGGCACCGAAGCTGACCCTCAGAAGTGGTATAACGGCATTATTACCCAGCTTTACCTCGGTTTGCCTTTGGCGGGGAAGGTGGCCCTCAAGCCTTGGTTACGGGAGCGGGAACAACTCAGTCCCATTCAAAAGCTACGGGAATTTGTTGAAACAATCATTCTTCAAACCATTGGCGATCGCCAGATTGTCATTTTTATCGATGAAATTGATAAGGTATTGAGTCTGCCCTTTTCCCTGGATGACTTTTTTTCCTACATTCGTTTTTGCTATAACCAACGGGCCGATGACCACGAATATAACCGCCTGAGTTTTGCCCTGTTTGGCGTAGCCACTCCTTCAGATTTAATTGATAACAAAACCCAAACGCCATTTAACATTGGCCAAGCCATTGCCCTCACGGGTTTTACCCTAACGGAAGCTCTGCCCCTGAGTGCTGGTTTGCCGGTAGATGAAGTTAGCGCCCGGGAAATTTTGGGGGAAATTTTAGCTTGGACTGGGGGGCAACCCTTTTTAACCCAGAAAGTGTGCGAATTGGTGGCAGAAGCTCTACAGAAAGGGGATTTAGATTGCCAATCTCAAACTATTGCCACTACCATTGCCCAACTAATTGAAGAAAAAATTATCCGCCATTGGGAATCCAACGATGAGCCGGTACACTTTCGCACCATTGGCGATCGCCTATTAAAAGATCAAGCCCGCAGTGGGCAACTGTTGGGGCTGTACCAAGAAATTTTGCATAAAGGTGCTATTCCGGCGGACGATAGCGTTGAACAAACGGTGTTGCGACTAACGGGGCTGGTGGTGAAAGTGAAAGGGCAGTTGCGTCCCTATAACCCCATTTACCAAGCAATTTTTAACGCCCAATGGGTCAGTAAGGAACTGAACAAACTCCGACCCTATGGCACCAACCTCCAAGCCTGGATCAATTCCAATTACCAAGATTCTTCCCGATTACTGCGGGGGGAAGCCCTACGGGAAGCATTGGCTTGGGCCAGTAGCAAAAACCTCAGCGGGGTGGATTACCGCTACCTCAACGCCAGCCAAAATCAGGAACAGGAAGCTTCCCTCGCTGCCAACCAAATTTTGACTCAAGCCAATGTCAAAGCGAAACGGATGATCAGTTTTGGCATTGTGGTGCTGATGATGTCCCTGGGGGGCTCGGCGATCGCCTTGAGCCAGGCCTACTTTGCCACCCTCAAACAACAACGGAGTCAACAGGGCACAGAACTCCAACGCTTAGGCACCAGCGCCCAACGGCAATTTACCTTTGATCAAATTCCTGGTTTGGTCACCGCTTTGGAAGCCGGGAACCAACTTCATCACCTGGTCAAAGCGGATGAAACCCTTAGTCAATACCCCGCCACCAGTCCCTTGGTAAGTTTGCAACAAATTCTTAGCCAAATTGCCGAAAAAAACGTTTTGACGGGCCATCGGGACGGAGTTACCAGCGTAGCCATCAGTTCCCATAAGAATTTGATTGCTTCTGCTTCCCGGGATGGGACAGTGCACCTTTGGACACCCCAGGGGGAATTTTTACGGGAATTCACCGGCCACACAGGCAGTATCTACCGGGTGGATTTCTCCCCCAACGGCAAAATTTTCGCCACCGCTGGGCAAGATCAGACGGTCAAAATTTGGGACCTAGACGGTAATCTGCTCCAAACCCTCAAGGGCCATCAAGATTCTGTTTATAGCGTTAGCTTCAGCCCCGACGGGGAAATCCTTGCGTCCACCTCCCGAGACCGCACTGTGCGCCTTTGGCATTGGCGATCGGGTAAGACCTTGGCTGTGTTGGGGGGCCATACTAAATCCGTGGATGACGCCCAATTTAGCCCTGACGGCCAAACCCTAGTCAGCGTTTGTCGGGACGGACAAATTCGCCTCTGGGATTTAGATGGTAATCTCATCCGTCAGTTTGGCTTACCGGAGGTGGCTTTTTTTGGAGTTAATTGGCATCCCAATGGCAATCTACTGGCTGTGGCGGCGGACGATGGCACAGTGAGACTGTGGACTCCCCAAGGGGAAATTAAAGCCACCCTATCGGGCCACGATGAATTTGTTACCAGGGTGGTCTTCACCCCCGATGGCAAACAGTTATTTTCCAGCAGTAGTAATGGCAGTGTCATTCATTGGTCCACCAGCGGCAAAATGCTGAAAAAGTACCAGGGTTACCCAGAGGCAATTTTTGGTTTGGCCTTGGCTTCCAATGGAGCCCTATTGGCGATCGGTGCGGAGAATAACTTAGTGAAGGTTTGGGACATGAGCCCAAAGTCCGATTTGGTTAACCTCAATCTGCCCGCTGTACTCGGGGCGGTGGCGGAAAATGCTAAGACCAACACCATTGCTTTGGCCATGGAAAATGAGCCCTTAATTTTGTTCAACACAAAGAATAGGAGCCGACAGTTTTTATCCGATGCTAGCCAAAATCTTGACCGCCTCAAGTTCAGTGCCGATGGCCAATGGTTATTGGGGCAACGGGGTCGGCAATGGCAACTTTGGCAACTCCAGACTAAATCCCAATTGCTCAAAACCTGGAGGACGGATATTAGCCGGGTTTACGACGTAGACCTGCGTACTACTCCCACATCCCCCCAATGGGCGATCGCCATGGCCACCGGGAGCGGAGAGGTGCAACTTTGGCAGGGGACAAAAAATAACCAGACCAGTGGAAACCAGTCCCAAGGGGTTCCCATTGAATTGAATGACCCCATAGTCCTTGCCTTGGGAAACTCCATACAACGGAAAGAACCCATCCGCAGTGTTAGTCTCCACCCGACCTTGCCGCAATTGGCCGCTGGCGATGAACAGGGTAATCTCACCCTCTGGAATTTTGATGGCACCCTGATTAGAAGTATTGTGGCCCACGGCGATCGCCTCAATCAACTGCAATACAGCCCCAACGGGAAGTATCTGTTAAGCGCTGGGCGGGAAGGCACCGCCAAAATTTGGAGTGTGGAGGGACAACTATTGCATACCCTAAAAAGTGACCCCCTACCCATTGATCAGATTGCCATCAGTCCCGACAGCCAATGGATTGCCACCGCTGCCAGTGACGGCATGGTCAGACTTTGGGACCAACAGGGTAACCTCCGGGGGGAATTTACCAGCACATCAGGTTCGCTATTAGGGCTAGATTTTAATCGGCAAGGGCAATGGTTGTTAGCCGTGGCCCAAAACGGGGACCTACAAAGTTGGCCCGTCACTCCAGAGAAGGAACGGCTCCGTCAACTAGTGGAACAGGGTTGTGACTGGTTGAGAGATTACCTAGCCACGGAGAAGCAACCGGCCCAGACCTATTCCCTAGAATTTTGCCAGCCGACAGGAAATTAA
- a CDS encoding tetratricopeptide repeat protein — MMENQVNEQTVTSPENGSSATGYNSGIWDGLSVVALIGGAIASVVLPANPAAGVIPVAAGVGLHLFNRKQLEEHLLANQRATAAQIVQLVNQNQAHLQEYLQKFQGDIQTSLGQQQQAIAANQENLTKALAEKSLALQGKLEAFQAAAAQTHAGLDIKHQDLLAVVTELRTMEGCTQSLAAYPHAEAYYQRGLSHYRLEDWAEAVRDCTEAIRLRGDLAGAFHHRGMAYARLDNRKQATDDLRQAYKLYFDQGDLDSYEVARALHKQYYEGPVEDLELEPTPVMPPAEGVGHEAYIADPDREIKPLLAEESDTTAANLFG, encoded by the coding sequence ATGATGGAAAATCAAGTTAATGAGCAAACAGTAACTTCCCCAGAAAATGGATCCTCAGCCACCGGCTACAACTCCGGGATCTGGGATGGGCTGTCGGTGGTGGCCTTAATCGGTGGGGCGATCGCCAGTGTGGTCTTGCCTGCTAACCCAGCGGCGGGGGTAATTCCAGTAGCAGCAGGGGTGGGACTGCATTTGTTTAACCGTAAGCAGTTGGAAGAGCATTTACTGGCTAATCAACGGGCCACAGCGGCTCAAATTGTCCAGTTGGTCAATCAAAATCAAGCCCACCTACAGGAGTATCTACAAAAATTCCAAGGAGATATTCAAACTTCCCTTGGCCAACAACAACAGGCGATCGCCGCGAACCAAGAAAATTTGACCAAGGCTTTGGCAGAAAAATCCCTAGCTCTCCAAGGGAAGTTGGAAGCTTTCCAAGCCGCTGCTGCCCAAACCCATGCCGGTTTGGATATTAAACACCAAGACCTGCTGGCCGTGGTGACCGAATTACGCACCATGGAAGGTTGCACCCAGAGTCTTGCCGCCTATCCCCACGCCGAAGCCTATTACCAAAGGGGTTTAAGCCATTACCGTTTAGAAGATTGGGCCGAAGCCGTGCGGGATTGTACGGAAGCCATCCGCCTTAGGGGGGATTTGGCCGGCGCTTTTCACCATCGAGGCATGGCCTACGCTCGTTTGGATAACCGCAAGCAGGCTACAGACGATCTGCGTCAGGCCTACAAGCTCTATTTTGACCAGGGGGATTTGGACAGTTATGAAGTCGCCCGAGCGCTCCATAAGCAGTACTATGAAGGGCCAGTGGAAGACCTAGAGCTAGAGCCGACCCCGGTAATGCCCCCGGCGGAGGGAGTTGGCCATGAGGCCTATATTGCCGATCCAGACCGGGAAATTAAACCCCTGTTGGCCGAAGAAAGCGATACCACCGCAGCTAACCTATTTGGTTAA
- a CDS encoding YoaK family protein, with the protein MKLLSSGQLVAGVLFSGVAGFIDAASFLGLNGLFTSHITGNLVIAATEIIGVGGEALWVRIAVIPVFMFAVLLTTVLARRHQLRLAYLISLETLVLLLFTISAVALDPPHHKSVNNLPLFVTGSLGVFSMGMQNALMRESLGHIAPTTAMTNNLTQFTMDLALTSSLQSHAQLQLSLQDLDASRTRLIKFGSSLLGFTVGAICGGVLTAKFGLISLCFPLTLMIFLSFKVEFVFGNNRLDDKIK; encoded by the coding sequence ATGAAACTATTATCAAGTGGGCAGTTAGTTGCCGGTGTATTATTCAGTGGGGTGGCTGGTTTTATCGATGCGGCTAGCTTTTTAGGGCTCAATGGTCTGTTCACTTCCCACATCACAGGAAATCTGGTCATTGCCGCAACGGAAATAATTGGGGTAGGGGGAGAAGCCCTTTGGGTGAGGATTGCAGTCATTCCAGTTTTTATGTTTGCGGTACTCCTAACCACCGTTCTTGCCCGTCGCCATCAACTACGTTTAGCCTATTTAATCAGTTTAGAAACTTTAGTTTTATTACTATTTACAATCAGTGCCGTTGCCTTGGATCCACCTCACCATAAATCGGTTAATAACTTACCATTGTTTGTGACTGGTTCTTTGGGAGTATTTTCCATGGGCATGCAAAATGCACTAATGCGGGAATCTTTGGGACACATTGCCCCTACTACTGCCATGACCAATAACCTAACTCAGTTCACCATGGATTTGGCATTGACTAGCAGCTTACAAAGTCATGCTCAACTACAACTATCCCTTCAAGATCTTGATGCTTCCCGCACCAGATTAATTAAATTTGGTAGCTCCTTGCTTGGATTTACCGTCGGTGCTATCTGCGGTGGAGTATTAACCGCTAAGTTTGGCTTAATTTCCCTATGTTTTCCCCTGACGTTGATGATATTTTTATCGTTTAAAGTGGAGTTTGTCTTTGGAAATAATCGCCTTGACGACAAGATAAAATAA
- a CDS encoding phycobilisome protein, whose amino-acid sequence MQKDFERLFHRAEDHYLQPPEIISFHKQLGLMRERLSAYRLLRDNEIVIFQAIADRLEEEFSNVPATQLQQALLHWISVLRYGAMAMLLSNPEYLQYRLLEWLEGMVQAHDLLAIEIRLSALLKEQLESLLGGPQYRLLEPFLVQADQTILGQAPAAVAEEEAEMMTLGE is encoded by the coding sequence ATGCAAAAAGATTTTGAACGGCTTTTTCATCGGGCCGAAGACCACTATCTCCAACCTCCGGAAATCATTTCCTTTCATAAGCAACTGGGGTTGATGCGGGAACGGTTGAGTGCTTACCGTCTACTCCGGGACAACGAAATTGTCATTTTTCAGGCGATCGCCGATCGGTTAGAAGAGGAATTTAGCAACGTCCCGGCAACCCAATTACAACAGGCCCTTCTGCACTGGATTAGCGTTTTGCGCTATGGGGCCATGGCCATGCTCCTCAGTAATCCGGAATATCTCCAATACCGTTTACTGGAATGGCTCGAAGGTATGGTTCAAGCCCACGACCTATTGGCGATCGAAATCCGACTATCCGCATTACTCAAGGAACAGTTGGAGTCCCTCTTGGGTGGCCCCCAATACCGTCTCCTAGAACCCTTTCTAGTTCAGGCCGACCAAACCATCCTCGGCCAAGCCCCCGCCGCCGTTGCAGAGGAAGAAGCAGAAATGATGACCCTAGGAGAGTAA
- a CDS encoding V4R domain-containing protein → MGYLPSQTDFFTIPKGMSSMVLTSISTSNIPAKVKGSNLLEHSLRKVHPSKHHHYQVEDFFCFQMNSGSIVDWNNCRNVLTSEDFIVGLIDGLQEEVGNASSVVMYNIGKEWGHYDAEFFNQWFPTEFGYTSSLSELNLNYVLEGWWWPFTAQGWGNWAIDLSEQKNGFLFVDIFDSAVARTLGDVGKPVCHIYAGLLAGFFSRLVNKSLNCIEIQCYAMGETYCKFLIGKQDRIDAATFWQNEGANANDIATKLVKGEYLK, encoded by the coding sequence ATGGGTTACCTGCCAAGCCAAACTGATTTTTTCACCATACCTAAGGGGATGTCGTCCATGGTTTTAACTTCCATTAGTACATCAAATATTCCGGCTAAGGTCAAAGGATCTAACTTGTTGGAACATAGTTTAAGAAAGGTTCATCCCAGCAAACATCACCACTATCAAGTAGAAGACTTCTTTTGTTTTCAAATGAATTCCGGTTCCATTGTGGACTGGAATAACTGCCGCAATGTTCTTACCAGCGAAGATTTTATCGTCGGTTTAATTGACGGCTTGCAGGAAGAAGTGGGCAACGCCTCCAGTGTGGTGATGTACAACATCGGCAAGGAGTGGGGCCATTACGATGCCGAATTTTTTAACCAGTGGTTCCCGACGGAATTTGGCTATACCAGTTCTTTGAGCGAGCTCAATCTTAACTATGTGCTAGAAGGTTGGTGGTGGCCCTTCACCGCCCAGGGCTGGGGTAACTGGGCCATTGACCTCAGTGAACAGAAAAACGGCTTTTTGTTTGTGGATATTTTCGACTCCGCTGTGGCCCGGACGTTGGGGGATGTGGGTAAGCCTGTTTGCCATATTTACGCTGGCCTGTTGGCAGGTTTCTTTAGCCGCCTGGTGAATAAGTCCCTCAACTGCATTGAAATTCAGTGCTACGCCATGGGGGAAACCTATTGCAAGTTTCTGATTGGTAAGCAAGACCGCATTGATGCCGCCACTTTCTGGCAAAACGAAGGGGCCAATGCCAACGATATTGCCACCAAACTCGTCAAAGGGGAATACCTGAAATGA
- a CDS encoding 2Fe-2S iron-sulfur cluster-binding protein — protein MGAIYSVNLVNPATGSDVTIEVAEDELILEAAENQGLDLPYSCRAASCVACAGRLLEGTVEHTDKGSDFLKPEELAAGCVLLCAAYATSDCKILTHQEEALFG, from the coding sequence ATGGGTGCAATTTATTCCGTCAATTTAGTCAATCCAGCTACGGGCAGTGATGTCACCATTGAGGTGGCGGAGGATGAGTTAATTCTAGAAGCGGCGGAAAATCAGGGATTGGATTTGCCCTATTCCTGTCGGGCAGCTTCCTGTGTGGCCTGTGCCGGTCGTTTGCTGGAGGGGACGGTTGAGCATACGGATAAAGGCTCCGATTTCCTCAAGCCGGAGGAGTTGGCGGCGGGTTGTGTGTTGCTCTGTGCGGCCTATGCCACTTCTGATTGCAAAATTCTTACTCACCAAGAGGAAGCGTTGTTTGGTTAG
- a CDS encoding V4R domain-containing protein, protein MIDVNALINAQPPKGNYFAPDVYLQGDNEFGLLENRSGARLIALPDTLIKGLFTAIDSELGIGAGVALTACGKTWGSAFYKRFADELQEYYGKPIQAMEMVEFLQTFKQCWKSHGYGLVDIDLKYYQNGFIVAEVVNSPFVACAPQGKCPMGFLEAGILTAFFSQLTGENLHCEQTTCESLGAEKNLFILGLKERLKPVSAWLTEGHDHATIMELLCRQQG, encoded by the coding sequence ATGATTGATGTCAATGCCCTAATTAATGCCCAACCCCCCAAAGGCAACTACTTTGCCCCCGACGTTTACCTCCAAGGAGACAACGAATTTGGCCTTTTGGAAAACCGCAGTGGGGCTCGCCTCATTGCTTTGCCAGACACCTTAATTAAGGGTTTATTTACGGCCATCGATTCAGAACTCGGCATTGGCGCTGGGGTAGCCCTCACCGCCTGTGGCAAAACCTGGGGCAGTGCTTTCTACAAACGCTTTGCCGATGAACTCCAGGAGTATTACGGCAAACCCATCCAAGCGATGGAAATGGTGGAATTTCTGCAAACCTTTAAACAGTGCTGGAAATCCCATGGTTACGGCCTGGTGGACATCGACTTAAAGTACTACCAAAACGGCTTCATTGTCGCTGAAGTGGTCAATTCTCCCTTTGTAGCCTGTGCTCCCCAGGGTAAATGCCCCATGGGTTTCCTGGAAGCGGGAATTCTCACCGCCTTTTTCTCCCAGTTAACGGGGGAAAACCTCCACTGTGAACAGACCACCTGTGAATCCCTAGGGGCAGAAAAAAATCTGTTCATCCTCGGTCTCAAGGAACGGCTCAAACCAGTTTCTGCTTGGTTAACAGAAGGCCATGACCATGCCACCATTATGGAATTGCTCTGTCGCCAACAGGGTTAA
- a CDS encoding serine/threonine-protein kinase: protein MVKTANVAVMPLFPRSQYRIIGQIGQGQFGRVYCAIHRTTGKMYALKDLEHRVFPTNKFLRELSYLLTLRHPNIVACHGLEYHPGGRYLVMDYCEGGTLRDIIDGDGDLCLAGKIDLLRQILLGLAQAHQHDIVHCDLKPENILLIPRAEGWQVKVSDFGIARLTAKTGNPNFSKGYTGSPAYMAPERFYGKFSVASDIYAVGILLYELIVGDRPFSGFPKALQAAHLNVRLTLPPEFPPLLAPIVQRALEKLPQRRFPNATAMASDLATVQKQILEQDPPRGNGYLYHHLAPAPLAFTATVKHSTPLLFPISHLTGAGLWLYLGNGAELYLWEYGDGNVEHHPLPRWALGLPGTIANLEVNQDQISLLIQGGEPGEWQFYQWRETLLGALSLPKPRINLRAERLLANLSPGGKTLAVVVGDRDSEKGHFQLWRTDHSLPVAAAVVIRWPDQLLTLDQNHGLLVQSQSTASYCHTIFFLFNRRGSLFPAFRLSFLVFQLVVNRYSRNHLFGLADNAPYTGILIRLQPLKVNRIALTIQPQFIEPFPWGYLLADRHGEVALLDYEGFLFGNFSLGETITAIAPMGRYLCLFATWQGNGGTLRLLDLGPQVENIIRQRQEKR, encoded by the coding sequence ATGGTAAAGACTGCCAATGTGGCGGTTATGCCGCTGTTTCCCCGCTCCCAATATAGAATCATTGGACAGATCGGACAGGGACAGTTCGGGCGGGTTTACTGTGCTATTCACCGGACTACGGGCAAAATGTATGCCCTGAAGGATTTAGAACATCGGGTATTTCCCACTAATAAATTTCTGCGGGAACTGTCCTATCTGTTGACCCTGCGCCATCCCAACATTGTGGCTTGCCATGGTTTGGAGTACCATCCTGGGGGCCGCTATTTGGTGATGGATTACTGTGAGGGGGGAACTCTGCGGGACATTATTGATGGGGACGGAGATTTATGTTTGGCGGGAAAAATAGATTTATTAAGACAAATATTGCTGGGTTTGGCCCAAGCCCATCAGCATGACATTGTCCACTGTGACCTTAAACCGGAAAATATCCTGTTAATACCCCGGGCAGAGGGATGGCAGGTAAAAGTATCAGATTTTGGCATTGCTCGCCTAACAGCTAAAACGGGCAATCCTAATTTCAGCAAGGGTTACACTGGTTCTCCCGCCTATATGGCCCCGGAACGGTTCTACGGCAAGTTTTCTGTAGCTTCCGACATTTATGCTGTGGGTATTTTGCTGTACGAGCTCATCGTCGGCGATCGCCCGTTTTCAGGATTTCCTAAAGCGTTGCAGGCAGCCCATCTCAATGTCCGCTTAACCTTACCGCCGGAATTTCCTCCCTTACTTGCCCCCATTGTCCAACGGGCTTTGGAGAAATTACCCCAAAGACGATTTCCCAATGCCACAGCCATGGCCAGTGATTTGGCCACGGTTCAAAAACAAATATTGGAACAGGATCCCCCCAGGGGTAACGGCTATCTTTACCATCACTTGGCTCCAGCTCCGCTAGCCTTTACGGCCACAGTCAAACACAGTACTCCCTTGTTATTTCCCATTAGTCACCTAACTGGGGCAGGACTTTGGTTATACCTAGGCAATGGGGCCGAACTGTACCTATGGGAGTATGGCGATGGAAATGTGGAGCACCATCCTTTGCCCCGCTGGGCGTTGGGTTTACCGGGAACCATAGCTAATCTGGAAGTAAATCAAGACCAAATTAGCCTCTTAATCCAGGGAGGTGAACCAGGAGAATGGCAATTTTACCAGTGGCGAGAAACCCTACTTGGCGCTCTCTCTCTCCCCAAACCTCGCATTAATTTGCGGGCAGAGCGTCTGTTGGCCAATCTAAGCCCCGGTGGTAAAACTTTGGCAGTGGTAGTAGGCGATCGGGACAGTGAAAAAGGCCATTTTCAATTATGGCGCACTGACCACAGCTTACCTGTGGCTGCAGCCGTAGTAATTCGATGGCCGGATCAACTGCTCACCCTAGACCAAAACCATGGCCTGTTGGTGCAGTCTCAATCAACGGCAAGTTATTGTCATACTATTTTTTTCCTGTTTAATCGGCGGGGGTCCCTGTTTCCAGCCTTTCGCCTTTCTTTTTTGGTATTTCAATTGGTAGTTAATCGCTACTCCCGCAACCATCTGTTTGGCTTGGCCGATAATGCTCCCTACACTGGTATTTTGATTCGTCTGCAACCCCTGAAAGTCAATCGCATTGCCCTAACTATCCAGCCCCAATTCATTGAGCCTTTTCCCTGGGGTTATCTACTAGCCGATCGCCATGGGGAAGTAGCTTTGTTGGACTATGAAGGTTTTTTATTTGGCAATTTTTCCCTCGGGGAAACCATCACGGCGATCGCCCCCATGGGTCGCTATCTCTGTTTATTTGCTACCTGGCAGGGCAATGGGGGAACTTTACGTCTTCTGGATTTGGGTCCCCAAGTGGAAAACATTATTCGCCAACGCCAGGAAAAACGCTAA